In the genome of Phycisphaerales bacterium, one region contains:
- a CDS encoding transposase, whose translation MSGDDLDRCLTFYAFPEPHWSHLRTTNVIESPFAGVRLRTNAAKRFKKTKSGVYLVHQVLMRLSQNWRHLKAAHLCAQIPLPEGKNRRVKTKVKAKAKTHAA comes from the coding sequence CTGTCTGGGGACGATCTGGATCGCTGCCTGACGTTCTACGCGTTTCCGGAGCCGCACTGGTCGCACCTGCGGACGACGAACGTGATCGAGTCGCCGTTTGCGGGCGTACGGCTGCGGACGAACGCGGCCAAGCGGTTCAAGAAGACCAAGAGCGGCGTGTACCTGGTGCATCAGGTGCTGATGCGGCTGTCGCAGAACTGGCGGCACTTGAAGGCGGCGCACCTGTGTGCCCAGATACCGCTGCCGGAAGGAAAGAACCGCCGGGTGAAGACGAAGGTGAAGGCGAAGGCGAAGACCCATGCGGCGTGA
- a CDS encoding GreA/GreB family elongation factor — protein sequence MAERRICMTVDDMNRLGQLLLIAMGEQPDDESLRLLEQELDQAEAVRREDIPPTVVTMNTKLRMTDLATGTQRIVTLVYPEKVTSDEHVSILSPLGTVLLGYQAGDEIRRETHGGTLHLRVDEILYQPEAAGHYRL from the coding sequence GTGGCGGAACGTCGCATCTGCATGACGGTTGACGACATGAACCGGCTTGGTCAGTTGCTGCTCATCGCCATGGGCGAACAGCCAGACGATGAGTCCTTGCGGCTGCTGGAACAGGAGTTGGATCAGGCCGAGGCCGTCCGCCGTGAGGACATTCCGCCTACGGTTGTGACGATGAATACCAAGCTGCGCATGACCGACCTCGCGACCGGCACTCAGCGCATCGTTACGCTCGTGTACCCGGAGAAGGTGACGAGTGACGAGCACGTCTCCATTCTCAGTCCACTCGGGACAGTCCTCCTCGGTTACCAGGCGGGTGACGAGATTCGCCGCGAGACCCATGGTGGAACCCTGCATCTGCGTGTCGATGAAATCCTCTACCAGCCCGAGGCCGCCGGCCACTACCGGCTGTGA